A genomic region of Melanotaenia boesemani isolate fMelBoe1 chromosome 21, fMelBoe1.pri, whole genome shotgun sequence contains the following coding sequences:
- the LOC121632825 gene encoding integrin alpha-M-like, translating to MDWMISTILFLSVLKAALCFNIDPLAWKSLQNPAAGFGYQVVQRRSDLLVSAPLQQYSGNRSGQIFRCTTERCQRLQVPVPEFAVNMSLGLAMTYDPITEKTAACGPTIPNDCKSITMYSGVCIEIEKSGRIGPPVPSSIEECRAQADIAFLLDGSGSVSPQDFERMKTFVTKLIESLLGKDTQFAITQFASNPIIHFDFKEFGPNNWRQQIQQIWQIRGGTFTAKAITHVVENIFLTSRGSRSEVKKVLIVITDGASNDHKNLQGAIKKADSKNIVRFAIGVGNAFSPAHPGALQELRIIASKPQENHVFEVETFEALEKIRQNLQDRIFSIEGSQTSGESLKWEVSQEGFRAAYVPEGIQMAMVGANQWRGGYKRYTGHTLTGSYEPMVMEPDSYLGYSMAVATTADCQLTIIGAPRYQHRGVVMVVSRDKDKQKLEPNQHEIQIGEFFGAEVCTMDLNLDSYTDLIIISAPMYKDSDREGRVYVCTLTHLNVECHFESPLVLKGAADRGRFGSSLAVLPDLNNDGFIDLAVGAPLENDGQGSIYIFHAERGQRINPAYSQRIAASEVQSGLKFFGMSISQWSFDQSGDGLPDLAVGSKGTVVLLRSRPIVMVEATVTFNPNEIPTQNVDCSNPLENKAEICFTMSRHSEVNTAQAQINYTFTLDATRKTPNNRAYIREKLREETESLVLDLKRRQCSSVNFFIEACPEDIHNPLMNELRFTFDGLPSNTNLKPSLALQAQTTTFHPLRFQINCGADEKCVDNLKVDFNFTRSSVIAVGIDELLDMTVSVENREENSYNSLIILTYPAGLSYRKFSALQGRIQCSSLDSEDGVTRGKTDCTIDKPVFKSNSKAVFIVSYGIGANSQLDRKIFVTANATSGNQQHSPSSELYKRKEIDVKYSIFVSVESSFNYCNFTFGTNNLQKPVQQSIKVTNSIRAFNFTVVIRVPVKLGNKDIWVDLNSLQIADCQRDKDEEPVVTDIVAQIKEKKLVDCSVAKCRVFRCSRFMGRKESKTYTISANLSSAWIEQIGLPSAKFLLTSTASLEYDRDQYIFYSTATNNNPPVHKIETEVEVFPVPDFTKEIVGGSLGGLAFLALLTAGLYKAGFFKSKYNEMINEDGKGATETAADGGAPTGE from the exons ATGGATTGGATGATCTCAACTATACTTTTCCTTTCAG tgttaaaagctgcactttgtttCAACATTGACCCTCTGGCTTGGAAGTCCCTGCAGaatcctgctgcaggttttggcTACCAGGTGGTGCAAAGACGATCAGA TTTGCTCGTCAGTGCCCCTCTTCAACAGTATTCAGGAAATCGAAGCGGTCAGATATTTAGGTGCACCACTGAGAGATGCCAACGTCTGCAAGTTCCAG TGCCAGAATTTGCAGTCAACATGTCACTTGGTTTGGCAATGACATATGATCCCATCACAGAGAAAACTGCG GCATGTGGTCCAACCATTCCTAACGACTGTAAAAGTATCACCATGTACAGTGGTGTTTGCATTGAGATAGAAAAATCTGGTAGAATTGGGCCACCTGTACCATCTTCTATTGAGG AGTGCAGAGCCCAAGCTGACATCGCATTTCTGTTGGACGGGTCAGGCAGTGTGAGTCCTCAAGATTTTGAAAGAATGAAAACTTTTGTTACTAAACTGATCGAGTCGCTGCTGGGAAAAGATACACAA tttGCCATCACTCAGTTCGCTTCAAACCCCATAATCCATTTCGACTTCAAAGAATTTGGTCCTAATAACTGGCGACAACAAATTCAACAAATATGGCAGATCAGAGGGGGGACTTTTACCGCTAAAGCCATTACACATGTTGT ggAAAATATCTTCCTAACATCCAGAGGTTCCAGGTCAGAGGTGAAGAAAGTTTTGATAGTCATTACAGATGGAGCGTCTAATGACCACAAAAACTTACAGGGAGCAATAAAAAAAGCTGACTCTAAGAATATTGTTAGATTCGCTATTGGG GTTGGGAATGCATTTAGCCCTGCACACCCTGGTGCATTACAAGAACTGAGGATCATTGCATCTAAACCTCAAGAAAACCACGTGTTTGAAGTGGAGACCTTTGAGGCGCTTGAGAAGATTCGACAGAATTTGCAAGACAGAATTTTTTCTATTGAAG GATCTCAAACAAGTGGAGAGTCACTGAAATGGGAAGTGTCTCAAGAGGGATTCAGAGCAGCTTACGTGCCtgag GGAATCCAGATGGCTATGGTTGGTGCTAATCAGTGGAGGGGAGGCTACAAGCGGTACACAGGACACACACTAACAGGGTCGTATGAACCCATGGTTATGGAGCCTGACAGTTATCTTG GTTACTCCATGGCTGTGGCTACAACTGCAGACTGCCAACTGACCATCATTGGTGCTCCAAGATATCAACACAGAGGAGTTGTGATGGTGGTTTCcagagacaaagacaaacaaaaacttgaGCCAAATCAACATGAG ATCCAGATTGGTGAATTTTTTGGGGCAGAGGTTTGTACCATGGATTTGAATCTTGACAGCTACACTGATCTAATCATCATATCTGCTCCGATGTACAAGGACTCTGATCGAGAGGGACGAGTTTACGTTTGCACATTGACCCACTTG AATGTCGAGTGCCATTTTGAGTCTCCATTAGTACTAAAAGGGGCTGCTGACAGAGGAAGGTTTGGGTCTTCTCTCGCTGTTCTGCCTGATCTAAACAACGATGGATTTATTGATTTGGCAGTTGGAGCACCTTTGGAGAACGATGGTCAAGGCAGCATCTACATATTCCATGCTGAAAGAGGCCAAAGAATCAATCCTGCTTACTCACAG AGAATTGCTGCCTCTGAGGTTCAGTCAGGACTAAAGTTCTTTGGCATGTCGATCAGTCAGTGGAGTTTCGATCAGAGTGGTGATGGTCTGCCTGACTTAGCGGTGGGTTCAAAGGGCACAGTTGTCTTACTGAG ATCAAGGCCTATAGTGATGGTGGAAGCAACTGTCACCTTCAACCCAAATGAAATCCCAACTCAAAACGTGGACTGTTCAAATCCCctggagaacaaagctgaaATCTGCTTTACTATGAGCAGACACTCTGAAGTGAACACAG CTCAAGCACAGATTAATTACACTTTTACGCTGGATGCTACCAGGAAGACCCCAAACAACCGAGCTTACATCAGAGAGAAACTACGAGAGGAAACTGAATCACTTGTTCTGGACTTAAAACGTCGACAGTGCAGCAGCGTGAATTTTTTCATTGAG GCTTGTCCAGAAGATATTCACAATCCACTTATGAACGAGCTCAGATTCACCTTCGATGGTTTACCTTCTAACACAAATCTTAAACCAAGTCTCGCCCTGCAGGCTCAAACAACAACCTTTCATCCA TTAAGGTTTCAGATCAACTGTGGTGCTGATGAGAAATGTGTTGATAATCTGAAAGTGGACTTCAACTTCACCag GTCCTCAGTGATTGCTGTTGGCATTGATGAGCTTTTGGATATGACGGTCTCTGTGGAGAACAGGGAGGAAAACTCATACAACAGTCTTATTATTCTCACATACCCAGCTGGGCTCTCCTACAGGAAGTTTTCAGCTCTGCAG GGAAGAATTCAGTGCAGCTCTTTGGACAGTGAAGATGGAGTAACTCGAGGAAAGACAGACTGCACTATTGACAAACCAGTTTTCAAAAGCAACTCCAAG GCTGTCTTCATTGTCTCCTATGGGATTGGAGCCAATAGTCAACTTGACAGGAAGATCTTTGTCACTGCAAACGCCACCAG TGGGAATCAGCAGCACTCCCCTTCAAGTGAACTCTACAAGAGGAAAGAGATCGATGTGAAATACAGCATCTTTGTTTCAGTTGAAAG CTCCTTCAACTACTGCAATTTTACATTTGGAACAAATAATTTGCAGAAACCAGTCCAACAATCAATCAAG GTTACAAATAGCATCAGAGCATTTAATTTCACTGTGGTGATCAGGGTTCCTGTAAAGCTCGGTAACAAAGATATTTGGGTGGATTTGAACAGTCTGCAG ATTGCAGACTGTCAACGAGACAAAGATGAAGAACCTGTTGTCACTGATATTGTTGCTCagataaaggaaaagaaattagtg GACTGCTCTGTAGCCAAGTGCAGAGTGTTTAGGTGCAGCCGGTTCATGGGAAGAAAGGAGAGTAAGACATATACAATCTCTGCCAACCTTAGTTCAGCATGGATAGAGCAG attggaCTTCCATCTGCCAAATTCCTCTTAACCAGCACAGCCAGTCTGGAGTACGACAGAGACCAGTACATCTTCTACTCAACAGCAACTAATAACAACCCACCTGTTCACAAA ATTGAGACAGAGGTAGAAGTGTTTCCTGTACCAGATTTCACCAAAGAGATTGTAGGAGGTTCTCTGGGAGGGTTGGCTTTTCTAGCTTTACTCACTGCTGGTCTGTATAAG GCTGGGTTTTTTAAGAGCAAATACAATGAGATGATTAATGAAGATGGAAAAGGAGCCACAGAGACAGCAGCTGATGGAGGTGCACCCACAGGagaataa
- the LOC121632820 gene encoding PWWP domain-containing DNA repair factor 3A-like: MSFNRLVERAQQAEQKRILASELLLTFITQDECLRQHLQAVIAGKLTPSWASKGRVRIFLEKEDQLDRVMSFLASLLEAQGTKCHDQVAFVMDVLLPEATLHAIAGVHAVSLHRATEIYECGLQYDYSEKQLFAHYASKNMSKEAEQKMLTYKEQLQRALESKDFVQML, encoded by the exons ATGTCTTTCAACAGGCTAGTG GAACGAGCTCAGCAAGCTGAACAGAAGCGAATCCTTGCCAGTGAGCTTCTGTTAACATTTATCACTCAGGATGAATGCCTGCGACAACACCTCCAA GCAGTCATCGCAGGAAAACTCACACCGTCCTGGGCATCAAAGGGAAGAGTGAGAATTTTCCTCGAGAAAGAAGACCAGCTTGACAGAGTGATGAGCTTCTTGGCCAGTCTGTTGGAAGCACAGGGAACCAAATGTCATGATCAAGTGGCATTTGTTATGGACGTGCTTCTGCCAGAG GCAACACTCCATGCTATTGCTGGTGTACATGCTGTTTCCCTGCACAGGGCCACAGAAATCTATGAATGTGGACTGCAATATGACTACAG TGAGAAACAGCTGTTTGCACATTATGCATCAAAAAACATGAGCAAGGAGGCAGAGCAGAAAATGCTGACATACAAAGAACAACTCCAAAGAGCACTCGAGTCCAAGGACTTTGTGCAGATGCTTTAG